Proteins encoded in a region of the Nicotiana tomentosiformis chromosome 9, ASM39032v3, whole genome shotgun sequence genome:
- the LOC104089298 gene encoding protein neprosin-like, whose amino-acid sequence MIMNRRIIEQFLLMLFLCLSYAGVRGTKLPSQEDLELEKRLKLLNKPAIKTIKTKYDDIYDCVDFYKQPAFDHPLLKNHNYHPQIKPTSFMKESDSTISTSQRLPRTGLPVGGCPVGTVPIRRTTKEDLIRHKLLPSQEDVMVNSSLTHKENSIYSKRRRYKPLQGYKLAIANTRGYPSDKFGGAAMTTSVYNPHVEGQQSSACRLKLINGANMIQVGWRVDPTLYGDNATRLFIHFQDGENACFNLLCPAFVLINPEVAIDGAFDIVSQRGGKVYEIGLSINWDQNEGNWWLFYTETNTPIGFWPREVFDDFDYFATSVQWGGVVYSPPGIPEPPMGSSFLPIKDVNYDGYCRNITLLSDKGDYIDTGDLLFYLDAPNLYDVRFSGDYLEHTMFYGGPGGL is encoded by the exons atgATAATGAATCGACGAATTATAGAACAATTTTTGTTGATGCTCTTTCTATGCTTGAGCTATGCTGGGGTTCGAGGAACAAAGTTACCAAGTCAAGAAGACTTAGAGTTGGAGAAGCGACTAAAGCTTCTAAATAAGCCTGCAATTAAAACGATTAAG ACAAAATATGACGATATATATGATTGTGTGGACTTTTACAAGCAACCAGCATTTGATCATCCATTATTAAAGAATCACAATTACCATCCTCAA ATAAAACCCACTTCGTTTATGAAAGAGAGCGATTCAACTATTTCAACAAGTCAAAGGTTGCCAAGAACAGGATTACCAGTTGGAGGTTGTCCTGTTGGAACTGTTCCAATAAGAAGAACCACCAAAGAAGATCTTATTAGACATAAACTTTTGCCCTCACAAGAAGATGTCATGGTCAACAGTTCACTTACTCAT AAGGAAAATTCCATTTATTCAAAAAGGAGAAGATATAAACCTTTGCAAGGGTACAAG CTTGCAATCGCTAATACTCGAGGTTATCCAAGTGACAAATTTGGAGGAGCCGCGATGACAACTAGTGTCTATAATCCTCATGTCGAAGGTCAACAAAGCAGTGCATGTCGATTGAAACTAATTAACGGAGCAAATATGATACAAGTCGGTTGGAGA GTTGATCCTACCTTGTATGGTGACAACGCGACTAGGTTATTCATACATTTCCAG GATGGTGAAAATGCTTGTTTCAACTTGTTATGTCCTGCCTTTGTACTTATAAATCCAGAAGTAGCTATAGATGGAGCATTTGATATCGTTTCACAACGTGGAGGGAAAGTATATGAGATAGGACTTTCGATAAATTGG GACCAAAATGAAGGAAACTGGTGGTTATTCTATACAGAGACTAATACACCAATTGGTTTCTGGCCTCGAGAGGTGTTTGATGACTTTGACTATTTTGCAACAAGCGTTCAATGGGGTGGAGTCGTATATAGTCCACCAGGAATACCTGAACCACCTATGGGTTCGAGCTTTTTACCTATTAAAGACGTTAATTATGACGGATATTGCAGAAATATTACACTTTTAAGTGATAAGGGTGATTACATTGATACAGGCGACTTGCTATTTTATTTAGACGCCCCTAATTTGTACGATGTAAGATTTAGTGGGGATTATTTGGAACACACAATGTTTTATGGTGGACCTGGTGGCTTGTGA